The genome window TGTGCAGGCCGGAAGGCGTCGCGATCACGGCATAGTCAGGACGCGGTTTCAGCGTTTCGTAAAAATTGGCAACGACGTCCGCGTTGCAGGATTCGGCGAGCGCATCGCGAGAGGCGGTTCGCCGTAGAAACACGAATTCGGTATCCGGGCGCATCTCGCGAATGTTGTGAACGTGCCGGGTACCGATGGACCCGGTGCCGATGATCAAAGCCCGCATGAGTCTTTCCCCGTCTGGTGTGCCGATTTAAACTTCTCGGCTTAATTTGGAGGAATTTTTAGAGGTTAAGGAATTTCCGGACAATCCCCAATCCCATTTCTCCACTTTTCTCAGGATGAAACTGACATCCGTACAGGTTGTCTTTATTGAGAGCCGCCGTGAGTTGTTGCCCGTCATACAGGCAATCTGCCAGGCGATGGCCATCGTTAATCGGCGCCGCCATGAACGAATGAATGAAGTACATGGGTGCGCCCGGTTCCACCGTGTCAAGAATCGTATTGTGCCAGTCGGCACGTTGGGGAGGAAGCTTCAGTTCGTTCCAGCCAATATGCGGGATTTTGTGTGGCGTCCCGTCTATGCCCACCCTGGGAACTGGTACGACCTTGCCGGGAATCAATTCCAGTCCTGAGTGGTGACCGAACTCTTCACTGCTTTCGAGCATCATCTGCATTCCCAGGCAGATACCCAGAAACGGTCTCCCGGACTTGCAGAAGGCTTTAATGGGTTCCACCAGATTCTGCGTTCTAAGGCCGTTCATGCCGTCAGCAAACGCCCCGACCCCGGGCAAAACCAGACGTTCGGCATCGACCACGTCCCCGGGCGATTCCGCCACCTGTGTTTTGGCTCCGCAATGTTCAAAAGCACGCACCACGTTCAACAGGTTGCTGATGCCGTAGTCGATGATGCTGACTCGAGGATCTTTCACAATTTGCGGACGTGAAGGTTAGCTTGCCGGGCGGCATTTCGGATCTCAGGCAGGGGCATTCTGCGGTAATGCAGGATGTCGGCCATGGCAACGGCATCTGCGCCGGCATCGACGGCGGCGCGCAAGTGATCTGTGTTTCCCATGCCACCACTTATAATAACAGGCACTGGTACGGTTTCTGTCACAGCGCGGACGAGTTCCAAGTCAAACCCTTTGCGTGTGCCTTCGCAGTCAACGGAGGTGAGCAGAATCTCTCCTGCCCCCAGTTCTACACCCTGCCGGACCCATTCCAGAACATCGCGTCCGGTTTTCTCGCGTCCGTTATCCGTGTAAGCTTCCCATTTACCCGGGGCGATCCGTTTGGCTTCAATGGAGAGGACCATGCACTGCGAGCCGAAACGATTGCGCATTTCACGAATGAGGTCGGGGCGGTGGATGGCGGCGGTGTTGATGGCCACCTTGTCTGCGCCGGAGCGTAAAATATGCCGGGCGTCGTCCACGGAACGGATGCCGCCGCCCACGGTGATGGGGATGAACACGTTTTCAACGGTGCGCCGGACGATGTCGCTCAGATTGTTGCGGCCGTACAGGCTGGCGACGATGTCCATGTAGATCAACTCGTCCGCACCGTCCCGGTAATAGCCCACGGCGAATTCGTTGGGATCGCCCATCACACGCAGGCCTTCCAGGTGAATCCCCTTGACCAGATTGGGGCCCTTGATGTCCAGCCGGGGAATCAGGCGGATGTTGCTCATGTCTGGGGAACGGAGGCCTCGTGCCAGACAGCGTGGCGCAGGTGCCATTGGCCATCTTCGTGTTTCCAGATGTGCGGAGAACGGAAGGTGTCCGCCAGCCGGTTGAAGTATTCGCGGTCCATGATGGGTTGTTCGAACATTTTCGCCGCATCCGGGAATTCTTTCGGTGGCAGGCTGAGGTACTGAAAGATTTCGTCGGCAAAGCGTTCCGGCCATTCGAGGTCGAAGCGTTTGACCAGCGCAACACCTTCTTCGCGGATGATGTCGCCGGAGCGGATTTCCTGCGCGGCATCGTAGGTGGCGCGGCCGATGCCGAACTTGATGCCGGTGGTGTAGTAATGGAAGTCGTCGATGCGATCATCGATGCTGTTGTACTTGCTGTAGGTGCCCGGTGTGCGTTCCGGAGAGGCTTCGAACCCGCCGTGCTCCACCGAGTAATAGTAACAACTCTGTGGATGCCACTTGTGGTAGTAGCCGAGGTAATGCACCTCGGTTTTTTTGGATTCCAGTTCGGCAGGATCGGCGGGCATGTAGGGAAGCAGGTCCTGTTCCTCCACCTTGAATCGATTTTTCAGGTCCGCCAGCGACACGCCTCCAAGAAATACGCTTTCCTGATCCTGGGAAGTGAAATACGCATGGTCGCGCCGGGCGCTGGAAGCGTCCGCCAGGGGATTGCCGTATTCGGATTCGTTTTCCCCGTAAAACACCAGCGGAATGTTGAACATTGCCGCCATTTTCGGGGCGAGGGATTTTTGCCCGATGATGAACGCCTGGAAGGGGTGGAACAACACTTCCACGGAAAGCCGCGTGAGCAGACGATGCGCGCGTCCGTTGGGGGTCATCAGGTAATTGTCGTGACCGGCATGAATCCATCGTTGAAAATTACGCCAGCCCCATTCGGTGTAGATATGAGGTGCCCAGGTGACGGTGAGCGGGTGCATGCCGTATTGCGTTTTCAGAATGTGCGACGCGTAAAAACTGTCCTTACCGCCGGAGCCGGGCACCAGGCAGTCGTAAGAACCGTCTTTGCTTCGGAAGCTGTCACACAAATCGCGTAGCTCGTGTTCCCGTTCTTCCCAGTTGATGGTGCCCTGCTTGGATTCCGCCAGCCGGCAGGCGTCGCAGACCCCTTCCTCATCCACATTGATGGTGGCTTTCCGGCTTTCCTTTGTATGGGCGTATTCCACTGCCGAGTTGGGGCGCTGGTTGGAGATCACGCACCGTTTGCAGAATTGGATCTCGCGCGGCAGGCCGAATTTGATTTCGGCCGGTTCGTTGTCAGTGAATCGGCTGAGATCCACGGGTTGAGGATAGCGAAGAATTTCCATGGTTGATTTTGATGGGTTGATGAGTGTGGGTTTCTGAGCAAATCTTTCAAGTCATTGTTTGCCCGGTCGGTACAGGAGAGACGGATGAAGCCATCCGTCTGACTGCGGGCTGGTTTTATTATGCCTGCTAATCCTTGATTGTCAACCTGTTGAATCCGGGGCAAAAAGACGCGGCAAAACGAGGCATTTCCCGGTCAGGCGCGCACTTCTTTAGGGTAGGGGTTGCGCTTGGTGGCGTCCTGATACAGGGTTGAGGGCTCGCCGTCCGGGATGTTGTGATTCTTCCGCCAGGTCTGTTCGTAGGCGTCCATCAGCCGGTAGTTCTTGGTGAGCATGATCTCGCGCAGGCCGACGATCTCGATGGCGTTGAAATTGTGCGAAATCACTGCCGTCGGTTTGCTGGCGTCGCCCAGGTCGAGCAGAAATGCTTCCAAGTCGCCGCCGTACTGGTTCTCGATGGTCTTGCGGTACACGCTGAACCACTCGGAGCCGGGGTAGGGCGTCGCGAAATGCG of Nitrospina watsonii contains these proteins:
- the hisH gene encoding imidazole glycerol phosphate synthase subunit HisH; protein product: MKDPRVSIIDYGISNLLNVVRAFEHCGAKTQVAESPGDVVDAERLVLPGVGAFADGMNGLRTQNLVEPIKAFCKSGRPFLGICLGMQMMLESSEEFGHHSGLELIPGKVVPVPRVGIDGTPHKIPHIGWNELKLPPQRADWHNTILDTVEPGAPMYFIHSFMAAPINDGHRLADCLYDGQQLTAALNKDNLYGCQFHPEKSGEMGLGIVRKFLNL
- the hisF gene encoding imidazole glycerol phosphate synthase subunit HisF — translated: MSNIRLIPRLDIKGPNLVKGIHLEGLRVMGDPNEFAVGYYRDGADELIYMDIVASLYGRNNLSDIVRRTVENVFIPITVGGGIRSVDDARHILRSGADKVAINTAAIHRPDLIREMRNRFGSQCMVLSIEAKRIAPGKWEAYTDNGREKTGRDVLEWVRQGVELGAGEILLTSVDCEGTRKGFDLELVRAVTETVPVPVIISGGMGNTDHLRAAVDAGADAVAMADILHYRRMPLPEIRNAARQANLHVRKL
- a CDS encoding N-acetyl sugar amidotransferase, translated to MEILRYPQPVDLSRFTDNEPAEIKFGLPREIQFCKRCVISNQRPNSAVEYAHTKESRKATINVDEEGVCDACRLAESKQGTINWEEREHELRDLCDSFRSKDGSYDCLVPGSGGKDSFYASHILKTQYGMHPLTVTWAPHIYTEWGWRNFQRWIHAGHDNYLMTPNGRAHRLLTRLSVEVLFHPFQAFIIGQKSLAPKMAAMFNIPLVFYGENESEYGNPLADASSARRDHAYFTSQDQESVFLGGVSLADLKNRFKVEEQDLLPYMPADPAELESKKTEVHYLGYYHKWHPQSCYYYSVEHGGFEASPERTPGTYSKYNSIDDRIDDFHYYTTGIKFGIGRATYDAAQEIRSGDIIREEGVALVKRFDLEWPERFADEIFQYLSLPPKEFPDAAKMFEQPIMDREYFNRLADTFRSPHIWKHEDGQWHLRHAVWHEASVPQT